One genomic window of Erinaceus europaeus chromosome 7, mEriEur2.1, whole genome shotgun sequence includes the following:
- the LOC132539380 gene encoding dnaJ homolog subfamily B member 3-like, whose protein sequence is MVDYYEVLGVPRQASSDAIKKAYRKLALKWHPDKNPENKEEAERRFKQVAQAYEVLSDAKKRDVYDRYGEAGVEDGGCGGGSFQDSFPFVFTFRDPAEVFREFFGGRDPFSFDFFGDPFESMLGGRRSSRGSRNRGLFSTFSEFPAFGGGFSPFDPGYSSFGSMGGGGLSSFSLSCGSGGMGNFRSMSTSTEIVNGRKITTKRIVENGQERVEVEEDGELKSLIINGKEQLLRIDTN, encoded by the coding sequence ATGGTGGACTATTACGAGGTGCTGGGCGTGCCCCGCCAGGCCTCGTCTGATGCCATCAAGAAGGCTTACCGCAAGCTTGCGCTCAAGTGGCACCCGGACAAGAACCCCGAGAACAAGGAGGAGGCGGAGCGGAGGTTCAAGCAGGTGGCGCAGGCCTATGAGGTGCTGTCGGACGCCAAGAAGAGGGACGTGTACGATCGCTACGGAGAGGCGGGCGTGGAGGACGGGGGCTGCGGCGGGGGCTCCTTCCAGGACTCCTTCCCCTTCGTCTTCACCTTCCGAGACCCGGCCGAGGTCTTCAGGGAGTTCTTCGGCGGCCGCGACCCGTTCTCCTTTGACTTCTTCGGAGACCCGTTCGAGAGCATGTTGGGGGGGCGGCGCAGCTCCCGGGGCAGCCGGAACAGGGGGCTCTTCTCCACCTTCAGCGAATTCCCCGCCTTCGGGGGCGGCTTTTCTCCTTTTGATCCTGGATACTCGTCTTTCGGTTCCATGGGGGGCGGGGGCCTGTCTTCCTTCTCCTTGTCTTGCGGGAGTGGCGGGATGGGCAACTTCCGGTCCATGTCGACCTCCACCGAGATCGTCAATGGCAGAAAGATCACCACCAAGAGGATCGTGGAGAATGGCCAAGAAAGGGTGGAAGTGGAGGAGGACGGAGAGCTAAAGTCCCTGATAATAAATGGCAAAGAGCAGCTGTTGCGCATCGACACCAACTAA